In Glycine max cultivar Williams 82 chromosome 7, Glycine_max_v4.0, whole genome shotgun sequence, a single window of DNA contains:
- the LOC100793443 gene encoding uncharacterized protein isoform X2, producing MEHRDYYACNTKVGSAMDVDHCQEDQQKEKEEEQEEDPFLKFVDYARSELLSLEDDQNGDGEGSDGLGWSWIVSRILKTCVAYSSGVTPAILLSELSQAWSEQRRVGAPKKRLELISHLKKNYRRTKLPSTVTIDSIYEKNFLSLNSVLEAVIIDAFVLPGTNIHMLTLGDYWSSNIIDVYLHRRFYDLAGLQNGILKRGREIFLTGCYLRTSTGGSGHPRLLPTEYLVILLDENQDDDAMLLGAQFCSDSFSSISLDAVNGGASCSLYARIEKIESSEIQRKFETLQRKQVTLVDGDGVKLMFFLWGEQILLANLFRVGSMLALDKPYVNSSVDCDTETCKDLCLEYGSETQLYLVPYIQHEEQVCVTLTPNHRHGSRPLGSYNSGQDLKFSQVSLPRDSQGTIDFSNYPFRSFVVDLRNKMNGISLYGVVTDIIKENDQQTVFSLRIADTSGEIWTKLHFARFWSLGRVSFGHTVYVSGMTCTMSKQKCCLPALINSSCLHKLSRLSDISAQTSYAQVCRVWLDPSEYFYVNTIFSHSLCGHFVKRSDRLVECSFCRTIYDARIVRTFHLKITLADKDTGTKVLAWCTGQTAMDLLQISPEEFNELPEDEQVMYPSSLENERFMVALVNCKRNGCVIDGLSPDDSISWEITRAYKCE from the exons ATGGAGCATCGCGATTACTACGCCTGCAATACAAAGGTAGGTTCCGCCATGGATGTAGACCATTGCCAAGAAGATCAAcaaaaggagaaggaagaagaacaagaagaagatcCTTTCCTCAAATTCGTGGATTACGCAAGATCCGAGCTATTATCGCTGGAAGACGATCAAAACGGAGACGGCGAGGGTTCCGATGGACTTGGATGGAGTTGGATCGTGTCTCGTATTCTCAAGACTTGCGTTGCTTATTCAAGCGGCGTCACTCCCGCGATCTTGCTCTCTGAACTCTCTCAG gCGTGGAGTGAGCAACGCAGGGTTGGGGCTCCGAAGAAGAGGCTCGAATTAATTAGCCACCTCAAGAAGAATTATCGGAGGACAAAGCTTCCAAGCACTGTCACCATTGATTCCATATACGAGAAGAATTTCCTGTCCTTGAACAGTGTTCTAGAAGCTGTTATTATCGATGCATTTGTGCTTCCAG GCACAAACATCCACATGCTTACATTAGGGGATTATTGGAGTTCCAATATCATAGATGTGTATCTACATCGCAG ATTCTATGACTTGGCAGGCCTGCAGAATGGAATTCTGAAGCGAGGGAGAGAGATTTTCCTTACTGGTTGCTACCTTCGAACTTCCACTGGAGGTTCTGGACATCCACGTCTTTTGCCAACAGAGTATCTTGTGATTCTATTAGATGAG AATCAGGATGATGATGCAATGCTACTAGGAGCTCAGTTTTGTTCAGActctttctcttcaatttctCTTGATGCGGTGAACGGAGGGGCTTCGTGTTCACTTTATGCCCG GATTGAAAAGATTGAATCTTCGGAAATTCAAAGGAAGTTTGAAACCCTACAAAGAAAACAGGTTACTCTTGTTGATGGTGATGGAGtcaaattaatgtttttcttgTGGGGTGAGCAGATTCTCCTTGCCAATCTTTTCAG AGTGGGAAGCATGCTTGCACTGGACAAACCATACGTCAATAGTTCAGTGGACTGTGATACTGAGACATGTAAAGACTTGTGTCTTGAATACGGAAGTGAAACACAACTATATTTGGTGCCTTATATTCAACATGAAGAACAG GTGTGTGTAACATTGACTCCAAATCACCGTCATGGTTCACGGCCCTTGGGTTCGTATAATTCCGGTCAGGATCTCAAGTTTTCTCAAGTGAGCTTGCCTCGTGATTCTCAGGGGACCATTGATTTCAGTAATTATCCTTTTCGG TCATTTGTGGTCGATCTTCGTAACAAGATGAATGGCATCAGTCTCTATGGTGTTGTTACAGATATTATCAAAGAAAATGACCAACAAACTGTTTTCTCTTTAAGAATTGCAGATACTAGCGGGGAAATTTGGACAAAGCTTCATTTTGCGAGATTTTG GTCATTGGGAAGAGTTAGTTTCGGTCACACTGTATACGTATCTGGCATGACATGTACGATGTCAAAACAAAAATG CTGTTTACCAGCATTGATCAATTCATCTTGCCTTCATAAGCTATCGCGACTCTCTGATATTTCTGCCCAGACTAGCTATGCGCAA GTATGTCGAGTCTGGCTCGATCCATCTGAGTATTTTTACGTTAATACAATATTTTCACATTCTCTCTGTGGTCATTTTGTCAAGAGGTCTGATAGATTGGTGGAATGTAGCTTTTGTCGTACAATTTATGATGCTAGAATAGTACGCACGTTTCATCTGAAAATTACTCTTGCGGATAAGGATACGGGTACGAAAGTTTTAGCATGGTGTACAGGTCAAACTGCTATGGATTTGTTGCAAATATCTCCTGAGGAGTTTAATGAACTTCCCGAG gATGAGCAAGTAATGTATCCGTCGTCGTTAGAAAATGAAAGGTTTATGGTTGCATTGGTAAACTGTAAGCGAAATGGTTGTGTGATAGATGGCCTCTCGCCAGACGATTCAATTTCGTGGGAAATCACTCGGGCATACAAGTGtgaataa
- the LOC100793443 gene encoding uncharacterized protein isoform X1, translating into MEHRDYYACNTKVGSAMDVDHCQEDQQKEKEEEQEEDPFLKFVDYARSELLSLEDDQNGDGEGSDGLGWSWIVSRILKTCVAYSSGVTPAILLSELSQAWSEQRRVGAPKKRLELISHLKKNYRRTKLPSTVTIDSIYEKNFLSLNSVLEAVIIDAFVLPGTNIHMLTLGDYWSSNIIDVYLHRRFYDLAGLQNGILKRGREIFLTGCYLRTSTGGSGHPRLLPTEYLVILLDENQDDDAMLLGAQFCSDSFSSISLDAVNGGASCSLYARIEKIESSEIQRKFETLQRKQVTLVDGDGVKLMFFLWGEQILLANLFRVGSMLALDKPYVNSSVDCDTETCKDLCLEYGSETQLYLVPYIQHEEQVCVTLTPNHRHGSRPLGSYNSGQDLKFSQVSLPRDSQGTIDFSNYPFRSFVVDLRNKMNGISLYGVVTDIIKENDQQTVFSLRIADTSGEIWTKLHFARFWSLGRVSFGHTVYVSGMTCTMSKQKCMEVLWFENDIGASFINLSCLPALINSSCLHKLSRLSDISAQTSYAQVCRVWLDPSEYFYVNTIFSHSLCGHFVKRSDRLVECSFCRTIYDARIVRTFHLKITLADKDTGTKVLAWCTGQTAMDLLQISPEEFNELPEDEQVMYPSSLENERFMVALVNCKRNGCVIDGLSPDDSISWEITRAYKCE; encoded by the exons ATGGAGCATCGCGATTACTACGCCTGCAATACAAAGGTAGGTTCCGCCATGGATGTAGACCATTGCCAAGAAGATCAAcaaaaggagaaggaagaagaacaagaagaagatcCTTTCCTCAAATTCGTGGATTACGCAAGATCCGAGCTATTATCGCTGGAAGACGATCAAAACGGAGACGGCGAGGGTTCCGATGGACTTGGATGGAGTTGGATCGTGTCTCGTATTCTCAAGACTTGCGTTGCTTATTCAAGCGGCGTCACTCCCGCGATCTTGCTCTCTGAACTCTCTCAG gCGTGGAGTGAGCAACGCAGGGTTGGGGCTCCGAAGAAGAGGCTCGAATTAATTAGCCACCTCAAGAAGAATTATCGGAGGACAAAGCTTCCAAGCACTGTCACCATTGATTCCATATACGAGAAGAATTTCCTGTCCTTGAACAGTGTTCTAGAAGCTGTTATTATCGATGCATTTGTGCTTCCAG GCACAAACATCCACATGCTTACATTAGGGGATTATTGGAGTTCCAATATCATAGATGTGTATCTACATCGCAG ATTCTATGACTTGGCAGGCCTGCAGAATGGAATTCTGAAGCGAGGGAGAGAGATTTTCCTTACTGGTTGCTACCTTCGAACTTCCACTGGAGGTTCTGGACATCCACGTCTTTTGCCAACAGAGTATCTTGTGATTCTATTAGATGAG AATCAGGATGATGATGCAATGCTACTAGGAGCTCAGTTTTGTTCAGActctttctcttcaatttctCTTGATGCGGTGAACGGAGGGGCTTCGTGTTCACTTTATGCCCG GATTGAAAAGATTGAATCTTCGGAAATTCAAAGGAAGTTTGAAACCCTACAAAGAAAACAGGTTACTCTTGTTGATGGTGATGGAGtcaaattaatgtttttcttgTGGGGTGAGCAGATTCTCCTTGCCAATCTTTTCAG AGTGGGAAGCATGCTTGCACTGGACAAACCATACGTCAATAGTTCAGTGGACTGTGATACTGAGACATGTAAAGACTTGTGTCTTGAATACGGAAGTGAAACACAACTATATTTGGTGCCTTATATTCAACATGAAGAACAG GTGTGTGTAACATTGACTCCAAATCACCGTCATGGTTCACGGCCCTTGGGTTCGTATAATTCCGGTCAGGATCTCAAGTTTTCTCAAGTGAGCTTGCCTCGTGATTCTCAGGGGACCATTGATTTCAGTAATTATCCTTTTCGG TCATTTGTGGTCGATCTTCGTAACAAGATGAATGGCATCAGTCTCTATGGTGTTGTTACAGATATTATCAAAGAAAATGACCAACAAACTGTTTTCTCTTTAAGAATTGCAGATACTAGCGGGGAAATTTGGACAAAGCTTCATTTTGCGAGATTTTG GTCATTGGGAAGAGTTAGTTTCGGTCACACTGTATACGTATCTGGCATGACATGTACGATGTCAAAACAAAAATG TATGGAAGTATTATGGTTTGAGAATGATATTGGGGCTTCTTTCATCAATCTCAGCTGTTTACCAGCATTGATCAATTCATCTTGCCTTCATAAGCTATCGCGACTCTCTGATATTTCTGCCCAGACTAGCTATGCGCAA GTATGTCGAGTCTGGCTCGATCCATCTGAGTATTTTTACGTTAATACAATATTTTCACATTCTCTCTGTGGTCATTTTGTCAAGAGGTCTGATAGATTGGTGGAATGTAGCTTTTGTCGTACAATTTATGATGCTAGAATAGTACGCACGTTTCATCTGAAAATTACTCTTGCGGATAAGGATACGGGTACGAAAGTTTTAGCATGGTGTACAGGTCAAACTGCTATGGATTTGTTGCAAATATCTCCTGAGGAGTTTAATGAACTTCCCGAG gATGAGCAAGTAATGTATCCGTCGTCGTTAGAAAATGAAAGGTTTATGGTTGCATTGGTAAACTGTAAGCGAAATGGTTGTGTGATAGATGGCCTCTCGCCAGACGATTCAATTTCGTGGGAAATCACTCGGGCATACAAGTGtgaataa